A window of Solanum stenotomum isolate F172 chromosome 3, ASM1918654v1, whole genome shotgun sequence contains these coding sequences:
- the LOC125860147 gene encoding NAC domain containing protein 52-like, with the protein MSKQMGIRFHPTDTELINYLKRFFKGELSLNQHCPIQFADIYGDQPPWEIFGANCEEKFRYFITPLKKRKIKDKRFCRTCAKGMWKGQTGEDLIRRNRMGPVVGFKRNFKFETSECGQNKTWLMIEYRVADSFFKENNHIVKEDFVVCRIKKKLLMDKEKNVDHVMDAEDGDVAGVIDPMLLLEPNDNNDYSTTEDQVRVCEATTSEYDVQNSSTMEKRGTTLEVQEGHKVDHIRSEEDMYRTYEDILVDIPDDWLQHSIV; encoded by the coding sequence ATGTCAAAGCAAATGGGAATACGTTTTCATCCTACTGATACGGAGCTAATCAACTATCTTAAGAGGTTTTTCAAAGGCGAATTATCATTGAATCAACATTGTCCTATCCAGTTTGCGGATATATATGGAGATCAACCACCATGGGAGATATTTGGAGCTAATTGTGAAGAGAAGTTTCGTTACTTTATTACTCCTTTGAAGAAGCGGAAGATTAAAGATAAAAGGTTTTGTCGAACTTGTGCAAAAGGGATGTGGAAAGGGCAAACCGGAGAAGATCTTATAAGGAGAAATCGTATGGGTCCTGTGGTAGGGTTTAAGagaaatttcaagtttgaaacaaGTGAGTGTGGCCAAAATAAAACTtggttgatgatagaatatcgTGTTGCGGATAGTTTCTTTAAGGAAAACAATCATATTGTTAAAGAAGATTTTGTAGTGTGTCGAATCAAGAAAAAGCTATTGATGGATAAAGAGAAGAACGTGGATCATGTTATGGATGCAGAAGATGGAGATGTTGCGGGGGTTATTGATCCTATGTTGCTGCTTGAACCTAATGATAATAACGACTACTCCACAACGGAAGATCAAGTTAGAGTTTGTGAGGCTACAACTTCCGAATATGATGTTCAAAATAGTAGTACAATGGAGAAGAGAGGGACAACGTTGGAAGTACAAGAAGGCCACAAAGTTGATCATATTAGAAGTGAGGAAGATATGTATAGAACATACGAGGACATCCTTGTTGATATTCCTGATGATTGGTTGCAGCATTCAATAGTTTGA